In Streptomyces nojiriensis, the sequence CGACGAGGTGGACCCGGTCGAGGCCCAGTCCCTCCAGGGCCTCGTCGAGCCACTGGGCCGCGCGCTCGGGCTGCCACATGGGTTCGCGGTGGATGCTGCGGCCGGCGTCACCCGGGGTGTCGAGCGCGTAGACGGGGCGTTCGGCGCTGAGTGCGGGGGTGTTGGGGTACCACATGGCCGAGCAGTAGCCGGCGCCGTGGATCAGGACGACCGGGGTGCGGGACTCGGCGGCCGGGTCGTCGGGGCCGTAGCGGTAGACGTGCGTGGTGCCGAAGCCGGTCTCGACGTCCGTCTCGTGGCGGGCGGGTGCGCCCATCGCGTAGAGCGCGTCGCCCGCGGCGAAGTACCGGTCGCGCAGCTCATCGCTCACATAGCGGCCGACGTCGCGGCGCGGGCGGGTTCGGGCGGTGTTCTCGGGCACGGGGCACCTCCGGTCTTCGAAGATCCATTCTTCGTAATACGAACGTACCATAAAGCTGGTACAGCGGTACCATGAAAGAGTCCGGGCGGTCCGGACCGCGAACGCGAGCGCACCACCAACGGGCGGAGACACGACACATGCCGAAGCGCGTGGACCACGAGGAACGGCGGGCCCAGATCGCCGAGGCGCTCATCCAGGTGGCCGGGCGGCGCGGACTGCACGCCGTGGGCATGCGCGACGTCGCGGCGGAGGCAGGGGTGTCACTGCGACTCGTGCAGTACTACTTCGAGACCAAGGAGAAGCTGCTCTTCTACGGACTGCAGCACCTCACGGACCGCTTCACCGCGCGCGTGGGCGAGCGCCTGCGCGCCGTCGGCCCGGACCCGGGGCCGCGCGCGACCATCGAGGCGCTGCTGCTGGCCTCCCTCCCCACCGACGAAGAGGGGCGCACCTTCCACCTCCTCTACAGCTCGTACTCGATCCTGTCCGTGACCGACGAGGCCCTGGCCGCCCAGCCGTTCATCGACAACCCCGACGCCGCGGAGAACGCCGTCGCCGGGCTGCTCCGACAGGCCCAGGAGAGCGGTCTGGCCGACCCGTCCGCCGACGCGCGCATCGAGGCGATCAGCCTGCTCGCCATGACGGCGACGATGGGCACGAGCATCCTGGTGGGCCAGCGGAATCCCGAGTCGGCCGTCGCGGTACTCCACCACCACCTCGACCGGATCTTCACCGCCTGACCCCCGCCCCGATCCCTCCCCCGGCCCGCAACGACCCGGCCACCCCGGCGAGTTCCAGGACTGTTCACCCCCACGTGACCCGCACCTCCCCGGACCCGCCGGGCGCGGCCGGTCGAATGGCGAACCGAGAGGTCTGGACCATTGAAGTCGCGCCAAACCGTGGCGCATTGGCTCCGGTGCCACACTCTCGCAACAACTGGTCTATACCTTTGGCATTAGGGTGGGCCATCTGAAACGGGTACATGCACAGCCGTGGGGGGCTTTATGACCTTTCATCATCTTCCGCAACCACCATCCGACGAAGAGCTCTACTGGTACTTCGGTCCGCAGCGCCGCTGGGTCCTCGTCAGCACCTCGCTCGCCTTCGTGTTCACGGCGGCGACCATGTTCACCTTCGCCCTGCGGACACCGGCCCTGTGGGCGTTCCTCGCCGTCCTCGGCCTCAACCTCGTCGCCCTCGTCCTGTCCTGTGTCAACAGCCTGCGCCAGCGCCGGCTCACCCGGCAGTCGCACGAGGTGCTCATCCGGGCCTGGCGGCCCGCCACCCTGCCGGACGTCGATCTGTACCTGCCGACCTGCGGCGAACCGCTCGACGTCCTGGGCAACGCCTACCGCGCGGTCGCCGCCGTCGACTGGCCCGGCGCGCTGACCGTCTGGATCCTGGACGACGCCGACCGGCCCGAGGTCGCCGCGCTGGCCGCCTCGTACGGCTACGAGTACGTCGTACGACCCGACCGGGGGCACCTGAAGAAGGCCGGCAACCTCAACCACGCGCTCACCCTGAGCAGCGCCGAGTTCATCGCGATCCTGGACGCGGACTTCGCCCCGCGCCCGGACTTCCTGCGCCACCTCGTGCCCTACCTGGCCGATCCGGCCGTCGGCATCGTGCAGAGCCCGCAGTGCTTCGACACCGACGAGTCCATGGGGTGGATCCAGCGGGCCGCCGGCTCCGCGCAGGAATGGTTCTTCCGCTGGATCCAGCCGTCCCGGGACGCGAGCGACGCCGCCATCTGCTGCGGCAGCAACGCCGTG encodes:
- a CDS encoding TetR/AcrR family transcriptional regulator; this encodes MPKRVDHEERRAQIAEALIQVAGRRGLHAVGMRDVAAEAGVSLRLVQYYFETKEKLLFYGLQHLTDRFTARVGERLRAVGPDPGPRATIEALLLASLPTDEEGRTFHLLYSSYSILSVTDEALAAQPFIDNPDAAENAVAGLLRQAQESGLADPSADARIEAISLLAMTATMGTSILVGQRNPESAVAVLHHHLDRIFTA